A genomic region of Gemmata massiliana contains the following coding sequences:
- a CDS encoding sigma-70 family RNA polymerase sigma factor produces the protein MLARFASALTRASAPTETDTDLLTSFVRNRDEAAFAALVERHGPMVMGTCRRILYDSHAAEDAFQAAFLVLARRAASLPRTEALARWMYGVARRVALKTRSARPESLPPQETEGRSSDPLDELSGRELLAVLDEEVRRLPSDYRLPVVLCCLEGLTLEEAAARLGCATGALRGRLERGRTRLRARLSARGLAPAAVLALAGVSRITMASTVTPGLRALTARAALNFASRTGPVPDGPRRIAESTLGAVFAAKFKRAAVVLIAVVLAVPVFAGPRTVDAPAPEEHAAVKVTPGEEPKEQPARTTVTGRVLSAPGGKGVAGVVVTLWNGEGWGASPSRWTARTDEEGAYSFANVLPGEHHRVWIEECPRKGTGAGFKNKAIGLGSTDADPRRDERPGEPNAYEKWIEVRSHKDVGTWSEWARVQFKDRAGRAEDLFIELPQSVSGTVIDADTGKPVPGASLNFPTADGNRDGLITDADGRYRLFVAPRKIDIYCNGTAVRYNKADQPQTVDVSADKHVAGIDFKIASAPKFTGQVLLPDGKLAKGVEVVVEVRCTPLNVPPGGGVYDGFDRSIHLTSDAEGNFTGHMVGARPNSNVRVVGLLAIARRPDRTFSGVASVRTSPQDGYRVDPLKIVLAEPASARVRVLNPDGEPITNANMVLSHHPPRDADQTNIVYASGSSDQHGPVKHTGAGKYTIAGLVPGLTYSLEVRAPGYQLGNHSKTFVLKSGEIHEIGEIRLDWWGKKAVPGLLKKLQGDRYNREEAARQFGELGADAAEAVPALIEVLKRDPINSVRYEAAAALGKIGPGALAAVPDLIQSLQEDAGGGVQREAATALGLLGDRSALPALKVALDHQDNEVKRAATEAIKRLERPKK, from the coding sequence ATGCTTGCACGTTTCGCGTCCGCGCTGACTCGCGCGTCCGCACCCACGGAAACCGATACCGACCTCCTCACGAGCTTCGTCCGCAACCGAGATGAAGCCGCGTTTGCGGCGCTCGTGGAGCGCCACGGCCCAATGGTGATGGGCACGTGTCGGCGCATCCTCTACGACTCCCATGCGGCCGAAGACGCATTTCAGGCCGCGTTCCTGGTTCTGGCGCGCCGGGCCGCGTCGCTTCCGCGAACCGAAGCCCTCGCGCGGTGGATGTACGGCGTCGCCCGGCGCGTGGCGCTCAAAACGCGCTCGGCACGGCCCGAATCACTTCCGCCGCAAGAAACCGAGGGCCGCAGTAGCGATCCGCTGGACGAACTGTCCGGGCGCGAACTGCTGGCGGTTCTGGACGAGGAGGTTCGCCGGTTGCCCTCCGATTACCGACTTCCCGTTGTCTTGTGTTGTCTGGAAGGGCTGACGCTGGAAGAAGCGGCCGCTCGGCTGGGGTGCGCGACCGGCGCGCTCCGCGGGCGCCTGGAACGCGGGCGCACCCGACTGCGTGCGCGCCTCTCCGCACGCGGACTCGCGCCGGCCGCGGTGTTGGCGCTGGCGGGCGTGTCCCGAATCACGATGGCCTCGACCGTCACACCCGGGCTTCGCGCACTGACCGCACGAGCCGCCCTCAATTTCGCCTCCCGCACCGGCCCCGTACCGGACGGCCCGCGTCGAATCGCCGAAAGCACGCTGGGGGCGGTATTCGCCGCCAAGTTCAAACGTGCGGCCGTTGTGTTGATCGCCGTTGTACTTGCGGTTCCCGTGTTCGCCGGCCCGCGCACGGTCGATGCCCCCGCACCGGAGGAGCACGCGGCGGTGAAAGTCACCCCTGGTGAAGAACCCAAAGAACAACCCGCGAGAACCACGGTAACCGGTCGCGTGCTGTCCGCGCCGGGCGGGAAGGGCGTTGCGGGCGTAGTGGTGACGCTCTGGAACGGCGAGGGCTGGGGCGCTTCGCCCTCGCGGTGGACCGCGCGAACGGACGAAGAGGGCGCGTACTCGTTTGCCAACGTGTTACCCGGTGAGCACCACCGGGTGTGGATCGAGGAATGCCCCCGAAAGGGAACGGGCGCGGGATTTAAGAATAAAGCGATCGGTTTGGGATCGACAGATGCAGATCCGAGACGGGATGAGCGGCCAGGCGAACCGAACGCCTACGAAAAGTGGATCGAAGTGCGCTCTCACAAGGATGTGGGCACTTGGAGCGAGTGGGCACGGGTCCAATTCAAGGACCGCGCGGGGCGCGCCGAGGATCTCTTTATCGAACTGCCGCAAAGTGTTTCCGGGACGGTCATCGACGCAGACACCGGGAAACCTGTACCCGGGGCGAGCCTCAATTTCCCCACTGCTGACGGGAACCGCGACGGTCTCATCACCGACGCCGACGGGCGGTACCGCCTGTTCGTGGCGCCGCGCAAGATAGACATCTACTGTAACGGCACGGCGGTCCGGTACAACAAGGCCGATCAACCGCAAACGGTCGATGTGAGTGCCGACAAGCACGTCGCGGGAATCGACTTCAAGATCGCGAGCGCGCCGAAGTTTACGGGGCAGGTTCTGCTGCCGGACGGGAAGCTGGCGAAGGGGGTGGAGGTGGTCGTTGAGGTCCGCTGCACGCCCCTCAACGTCCCTCCTGGCGGTGGTGTTTACGACGGGTTCGACCGGTCCATTCACCTCACAAGTGACGCCGAGGGGAACTTCACTGGGCATATGGTGGGGGCACGTCCTAACAGTAACGTTCGGGTCGTCGGACTGCTTGCAATCGCGCGCCGACCGGATCGCACGTTCTCCGGCGTCGCAAGTGTGCGGACCAGCCCCCAGGACGGATACCGGGTCGATCCCCTGAAGATCGTGCTCGCTGAACCCGCTAGTGCGCGGGTGCGCGTTCTCAACCCGGACGGCGAGCCGATCACCAATGCCAACATGGTGCTCTCGCACCACCCGCCGCGGGACGCGGATCAGACCAATATCGTCTACGCGAGCGGCAGTTCCGACCAACACGGTCCCGTTAAACACACGGGGGCGGGAAAGTACACGATAGCGGGCTTGGTTCCCGGGCTGACGTACTCCCTGGAAGTTCGAGCGCCCGGGTACCAACTCGGAAATCACTCCAAGACCTTTGTGCTGAAGTCGGGAGAGATTCACGAAATCGGGGAGATCCGACTGGACTGGTGGGGTAAGAAGGCCGTTCCGGGCTTGCTCAAGAAGCTGCAGGGTGATCGGTACAACCGCGAAGAAGCCGCGCGCCAATTCGGAGAGCTGGGTGCGGATGCGGCCGAAGCGGTCCCTGCGCTGATCGAGGTGCTGAAGCGCGACCCGATCAACTCTGTTCGGTACGAAGCAGCGGCCGCACTGGGCAAGATCGGCCCTGGGGCACTGGCGGCCGTCCCTGACCTCATTCAGTCGCTGCAGGAGGACGCCGGAGGAGGGGTACAACGGGAAGCGGCCACGGCCCTCGGGCTACTCGGTGACCGTTCTGCGTTGCCGGCCCTCAAAGTCGCCCTGGACCACCAGGACAACGAAGTCAAGCGCGCCGCGACCGAGGCCATCAAGCGCCTGGAGCGCCCCAAAAAGTAA
- a CDS encoding catalase family peroxidase, with translation MSSALITDLLDVLDKLSGGAHAGFRPAHAKGFLYSGMFAPAPEAAKLTRAPHATRPSTPVTVRFSLSGGIPTLADNDPKGSSPQGFAVRFNLGDHVHTDIIAHSHNGFPARTGEEFLEFLRAVAASGPDAPTPPPVAQFLATHPVTRQFVEAPKPIPSSFARQAFFAVTAFKFTNAEGASRFGRFRLVPDAGTEFLSPEQAATKTADFLVAELSERLSKGAVTFRVVVQLAQDRDDVTNATAVWPESRELVPFGTLTITERVDELNPEMRKIIFDPIPRVDGIDSADDPLTDVRSDIYLLSGRRRRAAAAK, from the coding sequence ATGTCGTCTGCACTGATTACCGACCTGCTCGACGTCCTCGACAAGCTCTCCGGAGGCGCTCACGCCGGGTTCCGGCCGGCGCACGCAAAGGGGTTCCTGTACTCCGGGATGTTCGCTCCCGCACCCGAAGCCGCAAAACTGACACGAGCGCCGCACGCGACCCGGCCGTCCACCCCCGTCACCGTGCGGTTCTCGCTGTCCGGCGGAATCCCGACTCTGGCCGATAACGATCCGAAGGGGTCGAGTCCACAGGGGTTCGCGGTCCGCTTCAACCTGGGCGACCACGTCCACACGGACATCATCGCCCACTCGCACAACGGCTTCCCGGCCCGCACGGGGGAAGAGTTCCTGGAGTTCCTGCGTGCGGTCGCGGCCAGCGGTCCCGACGCGCCGACGCCGCCACCGGTCGCGCAGTTCCTCGCCACGCACCCCGTAACGAGGCAGTTCGTCGAAGCCCCGAAGCCGATCCCGTCGAGCTTCGCCCGGCAAGCGTTCTTCGCCGTAACCGCGTTCAAGTTCACGAACGCCGAGGGCGCGAGCCGGTTCGGGCGGTTCCGCCTCGTACCGGACGCGGGAACCGAGTTCCTCAGCCCGGAACAAGCCGCGACGAAGACCGCGGACTTCCTCGTGGCCGAGCTTTCCGAGCGCCTGTCGAAAGGCGCGGTCACGTTCCGCGTTGTGGTGCAACTGGCCCAGGACAGGGACGACGTCACGAACGCCACGGCCGTGTGGCCCGAGTCCCGCGAACTGGTTCCCTTCGGCACGCTCACGATCACCGAACGGGTCGACGAGCTGAACCCGGAAATGCGGAAGATCATTTTCGACCCGATCCCGCGCGTGGACGGAATCGACTCCGCGGACGACCCGCTCACGGACGTTCGGTCCGATATCTACCTGCTAAGCGGTCGGCGCCGCCGAGCCGCCGCCGCGAAGTAA
- a CDS encoding RNA polymerase sigma factor produces the protein MSEPRALVEHFFRHEFGRLVAVLTRSLGVRRLDLVEDVVQAALVQALESWARRGVPEDPAGWLYRTARNLAVDALRREQTYARVLPHLSDGAEQVAAPPEVHFADEIGDEPLRLLFVSCHEEVPAESRVAFALRTLCGFSSAEIARGLLTTEANVQKRIERARDRLRDLDIDFEAPATPQLRARLDAVLSVIYLLFSQGCHATHADVPIRRDLCDEARRLAQMLAAHPVGDVPVVHALLALMCFHAARFDARVALDGGIVLFEQQDRSTWNWGDVREGMEWLARAAAGDELTRYHVEAGIAWEHCRASSVADTDWHRIAAGYDVLDRIAPSPIHALNRAVAEVYLRGPQAGLDRLAAVAPEDVPARYPGWYAVIGELHSRLGQHPAAERAWLEALRLTSASADQEFLRRRLADCRRALGLATIARS, from the coding sequence ATGAGTGAACCGCGCGCCCTCGTGGAGCACTTTTTCCGTCACGAGTTCGGTCGGCTCGTCGCCGTGCTGACCCGGTCGCTCGGCGTGCGCCGACTCGATCTGGTCGAGGACGTCGTGCAGGCCGCGCTCGTGCAGGCTCTGGAGTCGTGGGCGCGCCGCGGCGTTCCCGAAGACCCGGCCGGCTGGCTCTATCGCACCGCCCGCAATCTGGCGGTCGACGCCTTACGGCGGGAGCAAACCTACGCTCGGGTACTGCCGCACCTGTCGGACGGAGCCGAGCAGGTCGCGGCGCCACCCGAAGTGCATTTCGCCGACGAGATCGGCGACGAACCGCTCCGCCTCCTCTTCGTGAGCTGCCACGAAGAGGTACCGGCGGAGTCGCGTGTCGCCTTCGCGCTTCGGACGCTGTGCGGATTCAGTTCGGCCGAGATCGCACGCGGCTTGCTTACAACCGAAGCCAACGTCCAGAAGCGCATCGAACGGGCGCGGGATCGGCTGCGCGATTTGGACATCGATTTCGAGGCACCCGCCACCCCCCAACTCCGCGCCCGACTGGACGCGGTGCTCTCGGTCATCTACCTCCTGTTCAGTCAGGGCTGCCACGCCACTCATGCCGATGTTCCGATTCGACGCGACTTGTGTGACGAGGCCCGGCGGCTGGCGCAAATGCTGGCCGCGCACCCCGTTGGCGATGTCCCGGTGGTACACGCGCTGCTCGCGCTAATGTGCTTCCACGCGGCCCGTTTCGACGCGCGGGTCGCTCTCGACGGCGGTATCGTCCTGTTCGAGCAACAGGACCGTTCTACCTGGAATTGGGGCGACGTGCGCGAGGGCATGGAGTGGCTCGCGCGGGCCGCTGCCGGCGACGAGTTGACGCGCTATCACGTGGAAGCGGGCATCGCCTGGGAGCACTGCCGCGCGTCGAGCGTTGCGGACACCGACTGGCACCGGATCGCCGCTGGATACGACGTGCTCGATCGCATTGCCCCGTCGCCGATTCACGCCCTTAACCGTGCCGTTGCCGAAGTTTATCTCCGCGGCCCGCAAGCCGGGCTCGACCGGCTGGCAGCCGTGGCCCCGGAAGACGTTCCCGCCCGCTACCCCGGCTGGTACGCGGTCATCGGCGAACTCCACTCGCGCCTCGGTCAACACCCCGCCGCCGAGCGCGCCTGGCTGGAGGCGCTGCGGTTAACGAGCGCGAGCGCCGATCAAGAGTTCCTGCGCCGCCGACTTGCCGATTGCCGGCGCGCCCTCGGTCTTGCGACCATCGCGCGTTCCTGA
- a CDS encoding ATP-binding cassette domain-containing protein, giving the protein MPQEYIEIRGARENNLKNVSLRIPKRKITIFTGVSGSGKSSIVFDTIANEAQRLLNENFSLFIRNFLPRYPQPEADAIENLSMAVVVDQKRLGGGSHSTVGTVTDIYSILRRLFWRIGQPFAGSVNVFSFNDPQGMCPNCNGLGRKLDVDLDKFLDTSKSLNEGALLFPDYAVDKWDWSLCIQSGLFDADKKLSKYTKKEMDSLLYSEPMKIKTKIGAKEINLTFQGILEKFASKYIRRDIKTMSERTQKAVAPYMTMGPCSVCGGGRLSQAVLKCKINDRNIAELANTEITELIGFLKAIQDPIARPIVNTLVERLQHLVDIGLEYLNLNRETDTLSGGESQRIKIVKHLSSSLMDVTYVFDEPSTGMHPRDVHRMNELLQKLRDKGNTVIVVEHDPDVIKVADHIVDVGPRAGRHGGEIVFEGSYKDLLRADTLTGKHIKQNVPLKGEFRKPRGKLSVKNAKANNLQNVSVDIPTGVLTVVTGVAGSGKSSLINRVFLQQHPDAIVIDQSAVGASSRSNPATYTGIMDDVRKAFATANKVSAALFSFNSKGACDNCQGLGVIYTDLAFLSEVKTPCEVCGGKRFKDDVLAYKLKGKSISDVLAMNVQQALEHFELPEVRRKLQAMSDVGLDYLSLGQPLSTLSGGECQRIKLASELHKKGSVYVMDEPTTGLHMSDIGHLLGVMNRLVDTGNTVIVIEHNLHVIKNADWIIDIGPEGGSKGGTVMFEGTPRDLQRAKRSLTSAYIQD; this is encoded by the coding sequence GTGCCCCAGGAATACATCGAGATCCGCGGCGCGCGCGAGAACAATTTGAAGAACGTGTCTCTGCGCATCCCCAAGCGCAAGATCACGATCTTTACGGGCGTGTCCGGCTCCGGGAAATCGTCGATCGTGTTCGACACGATCGCGAACGAAGCGCAGCGGTTGCTGAACGAGAACTTCAGCCTGTTCATCCGCAACTTCCTACCGCGCTACCCCCAACCAGAAGCCGACGCGATCGAAAACCTGAGTATGGCCGTCGTCGTGGACCAGAAGCGGCTCGGCGGCGGCTCCCACTCGACCGTCGGAACAGTGACAGACATTTACAGCATCCTGCGCCGCCTCTTTTGGCGCATCGGCCAGCCCTTCGCCGGCTCGGTCAACGTCTTCAGCTTCAACGACCCGCAGGGCATGTGCCCGAACTGCAACGGACTCGGGCGCAAGCTGGACGTCGATCTGGATAAGTTCCTCGACACGTCCAAATCGCTCAACGAAGGCGCGCTCCTGTTCCCGGACTACGCGGTAGACAAATGGGATTGGAGCCTCTGCATTCAATCCGGATTGTTCGACGCGGATAAGAAACTCTCGAAATACACCAAAAAGGAAATGGACTCGCTGCTGTACAGCGAGCCGATGAAGATCAAGACCAAGATCGGCGCCAAAGAGATCAATCTGACTTTCCAGGGCATTCTCGAGAAGTTCGCCTCCAAATACATCCGACGCGACATCAAAACGATGTCGGAGCGCACACAAAAGGCGGTGGCTCCCTACATGACGATGGGGCCGTGTTCCGTGTGCGGGGGAGGGCGGCTCAGTCAGGCCGTGCTGAAGTGCAAAATCAACGATCGCAACATTGCTGAGCTGGCGAACACGGAGATCACGGAGTTGATCGGGTTCCTGAAGGCGATTCAAGACCCGATCGCCCGGCCCATCGTGAATACGCTGGTCGAGCGTCTGCAACACTTGGTGGATATCGGCCTCGAATACCTCAACCTGAACCGCGAGACCGACACGCTGTCCGGCGGTGAATCGCAGCGCATCAAGATCGTCAAGCACCTCAGTAGCAGCCTGATGGACGTGACATACGTCTTCGACGAACCCAGCACGGGCATGCACCCGCGCGACGTTCACCGCATGAACGAGCTGCTACAGAAGTTACGCGACAAGGGGAACACGGTCATCGTCGTGGAGCACGATCCGGACGTGATTAAAGTGGCGGATCACATCGTCGACGTGGGGCCGCGAGCGGGGCGGCACGGCGGCGAGATCGTCTTCGAGGGTAGCTATAAGGATTTACTGCGTGCCGATACGCTAACCGGCAAACACATCAAGCAGAACGTCCCGCTCAAGGGCGAGTTCCGCAAGCCTAGGGGGAAGCTGTCAGTTAAGAACGCCAAAGCGAACAACCTCCAAAACGTCAGCGTGGATATTCCTACTGGTGTGCTGACGGTAGTAACGGGTGTGGCCGGCTCGGGGAAGAGTTCCCTGATAAACCGGGTGTTTTTGCAGCAGCACCCCGACGCGATTGTCATCGATCAATCCGCAGTGGGCGCGTCCAGCCGCTCCAACCCCGCGACCTACACCGGCATCATGGACGACGTCCGCAAGGCATTCGCCACGGCCAACAAGGTTTCTGCTGCGCTGTTCAGTTTCAATTCCAAGGGTGCTTGTGACAACTGCCAGGGACTCGGCGTGATCTACACCGATCTGGCCTTTTTAAGCGAAGTGAAGACGCCCTGCGAAGTGTGCGGCGGCAAGCGCTTTAAAGACGACGTGTTGGCCTACAAACTGAAGGGTAAGTCCATCAGCGACGTGCTGGCTATGAACGTGCAGCAGGCGCTGGAGCACTTTGAGCTACCGGAAGTGCGGCGCAAACTACAAGCGATGAGTGACGTGGGGCTGGACTACCTGAGTTTGGGGCAGCCGCTCAGCACGCTCTCGGGCGGGGAGTGCCAGCGCATCAAGTTGGCCAGCGAGCTGCACAAAAAGGGCAGCGTTTATGTGATGGACGAGCCTACCACCGGTTTGCACATGTCGGATATCGGCCATCTTTTGGGGGTCATGAATCGTCTAGTAGATACCGGAAACACAGTGATCGTCATTGAACACAATCTGCACGTGATTAAGAACGCCGATTGGATCATCGATATCGGGCCGGAGGGCGGCAGTAAGGGCGGTACCGTCATGTTTGAAGGTACCCCTCGAGACCTTCAGCGGGCCAAGCGGTCGCTTACCAGTGCCTATATTCAAGACTGA
- a CDS encoding bifunctional 4-hydroxy-2-oxoglutarate aldolase/2-dehydro-3-deoxy-phosphogluconate aldolase: MSREQDLQRVTECGIVAVVRFSSPEPLVEVVKALADGGVTVAEVTFTVPNALDVIRAAKKQLGDRVLLGAGTVLDPETARAALLAGAEFIVAPSLNLDVIKVCRRYDKLVMPGAFTPTEVLTAWEAGADIVKVFPAEVVGPPFFKALRGPLPQVKLMPTGGVDLNTAPEFLKAGAVCLGVGSQMVEPKAVAAGDFARITQLAKQYAEVVKQYRKTS; the protein is encoded by the coding sequence ATGAGCCGTGAACAAGATTTGCAGCGCGTGACCGAGTGCGGCATCGTCGCTGTTGTGCGTTTCTCTTCCCCGGAACCGCTCGTCGAGGTCGTGAAGGCGCTCGCCGACGGTGGTGTGACGGTGGCCGAAGTCACCTTTACCGTGCCGAACGCGCTCGACGTGATTCGCGCCGCCAAGAAGCAGCTCGGTGACCGCGTGCTGCTCGGTGCGGGGACCGTCCTCGACCCGGAAACGGCCCGCGCCGCGCTCCTCGCGGGGGCCGAATTCATCGTCGCACCGAGCCTGAATCTGGACGTCATCAAGGTGTGCCGGCGCTACGACAAACTCGTGATGCCGGGTGCGTTCACGCCGACGGAAGTTCTGACCGCGTGGGAGGCGGGTGCGGACATCGTGAAGGTGTTTCCGGCTGAGGTAGTCGGCCCCCCGTTCTTCAAAGCGCTGCGCGGGCCGCTCCCGCAAGTGAAGCTGATGCCCACGGGCGGGGTCGATCTGAACACCGCGCCGGAGTTCCTGAAGGCCGGGGCGGTATGCCTGGGCGTCGGGTCGCAAATGGTAGAGCCGAAGGCGGTCGCGGCCGGCGACTTCGCCCGCATCACGCAACTGGCGAAACAATACGCCGAGGTCGTGAAGCAGTACCGGAAGACGTCGTAG
- a CDS encoding YciI family protein: MSKYLFIFRHSTDPQSQPSPEEMQTLAGQWYAWMQKFNASILPGGDGLKPGGRVLRGEIVTDGPYVEAKEFVASFSLIQAENYDAALAIARECPGNNLIEIRELGGYA; encoded by the coding sequence ATGTCGAAGTATCTGTTCATCTTCCGTCACTCCACCGATCCTCAATCTCAGCCGTCCCCGGAGGAAATGCAAACCCTGGCGGGTCAGTGGTACGCCTGGATGCAGAAGTTCAATGCGTCGATCCTCCCTGGTGGCGACGGGCTGAAACCGGGCGGCCGGGTTCTTCGGGGGGAAATCGTAACTGATGGTCCTTACGTCGAAGCCAAGGAGTTCGTCGCCAGCTTCAGTCTGATTCAGGCCGAGAACTACGACGCGGCGCTGGCCATTGCCCGGGAGTGCCCGGGTAACAACCTGATCGAGATTCGCGAACTGGGCGGCTACGCATGA
- a CDS encoding TerC family protein, which yields MRRPLPLYVLSVGVGLVLFTALRPVFAHADADVVPADDPTQYPTVEIKTVSGPTVVRKLKLSAVTLKTETGSTTVGMQHVKRITFQSDPEGQSSDTVQLADKSIVRGRVTTDPFVVEADGADTPLKKSEIREIKVVRIEQLSLLAALLGLLTLTAMEIVLGIDNVIFLAIVADKLPADQRPRARKIGLTAALGTRLLLLLSLSFLLGLTTPIFTLPELGFLHDMEAREVSWRDLILLAGGLFLIGKSTFEVHEKMEHAKAEHAGTKPTAPAKVVSFARVIMTIAVIDIVFSLDSVITAVGMVDQVWVMIVAMVIAMLVMLYFAGPIATFVEKNPTIKVLALSFLILIGVMLVAEGLGQHIDKGYIYVAMSFALIVEMVNMKLRGPKKEVEAKT from the coding sequence ATGCGCCGCCCGCTCCCGCTTTACGTCTTATCGGTCGGGGTCGGTCTCGTGCTGTTCACCGCGCTCCGGCCCGTGTTCGCGCACGCAGACGCGGACGTGGTACCCGCCGACGACCCCACACAGTACCCGACGGTGGAGATCAAAACCGTTTCCGGCCCCACAGTGGTCCGGAAGCTCAAGCTCTCGGCTGTCACGCTGAAGACCGAGACGGGCAGCACGACCGTCGGGATGCAGCACGTCAAGCGGATCACGTTCCAGAGCGACCCCGAGGGCCAGTCGAGCGACACCGTCCAGCTCGCGGACAAGTCCATCGTGCGCGGGCGCGTGACCACGGACCCGTTCGTGGTCGAGGCGGACGGCGCCGACACCCCGTTGAAGAAGAGCGAGATCCGCGAAATCAAGGTCGTGCGCATCGAACAGCTCTCGCTACTCGCGGCCCTGCTGGGGCTCCTCACGCTCACCGCGATGGAAATCGTGCTCGGCATCGACAACGTGATCTTCCTAGCCATCGTCGCGGACAAACTCCCCGCCGACCAGCGCCCGCGTGCGCGCAAGATCGGCCTGACCGCGGCACTGGGCACACGCCTGCTGCTGCTGCTCTCGCTGTCGTTCCTGCTCGGCCTCACGACACCGATCTTCACGCTCCCGGAACTCGGGTTCCTGCACGACATGGAGGCGCGCGAGGTATCGTGGCGCGACCTCATCCTGCTCGCCGGCGGGCTGTTTCTGATCGGGAAGAGCACGTTCGAGGTTCACGAGAAGATGGAGCACGCGAAGGCCGAACACGCGGGGACCAAACCGACCGCACCCGCGAAGGTGGTGAGTTTCGCTCGCGTCATCATGACCATCGCGGTCATCGACATCGTGTTCTCGCTCGACTCAGTTATTACCGCGGTCGGTATGGTCGATCAGGTGTGGGTGATGATCGTGGCAATGGTGATCGCGATGCTCGTGATGCTCTACTTCGCGGGTCCGATCGCGACCTTCGTGGAAAAGAACCCGACGATCAAGGTACTGGCGCTGAGTTTCCTCATCCTCATCGGCGTGATGCTGGTCGCGGAGGGCCTGGGCCAGCACATCGACAAGGGGTACATCTACGTCGCGATGTCGTTCGCGCTGATCGTGGAGATGGTCAACATGAAGTTGCGCGGGCCGAAGAAAGAGGTCGAAGCGAAGACGTAA
- a CDS encoding sugar kinase, translating into MPDIVAFGEVMVRLAPPHFQRLEQARSLDLEIGGAELNTAAGLVRLGRSAAWVSRLPDNALGKLVANRVREIGVSDQFVQFAEDGRCGLYFLEFGASPRASSILYDRKDSSVARAHRGMFDWSAIFRGAKWFHVSGIAAALSPGAAEVVDEAMHAARDAGVKVCMDLNYRSKLWAKDHAAEVMGILLPQVDALIASEADAEHLFGITGADFTEVAEGLVEKFGVSTVVGTRREASLVWRNRFAAVGYSAGQTYESAWYEVEIVDRLGAGDALAAGLIHGLIDGDLKKGLDYGAAMGALKHTVPGDLPWLTKDEVEAAMQGQGLRIKR; encoded by the coding sequence ATGCCCGATATCGTCGCGTTCGGCGAAGTTATGGTGCGGCTCGCGCCGCCGCACTTTCAGCGGTTGGAGCAGGCGCGCTCACTCGATCTGGAAATCGGCGGCGCGGAGCTGAACACCGCGGCCGGGCTGGTGCGGCTCGGGCGCTCGGCGGCGTGGGTGTCGCGGTTGCCCGATAACGCGCTCGGCAAACTCGTGGCGAACCGCGTGCGCGAGATCGGGGTGTCCGATCAGTTCGTGCAGTTCGCCGAAGACGGGCGGTGCGGGCTGTACTTCCTGGAGTTCGGCGCGTCCCCGCGCGCCAGTTCCATTCTTTACGATCGCAAGGATTCGTCCGTCGCTCGCGCGCACCGCGGTATGTTCGACTGGTCCGCGATCTTTCGGGGCGCGAAGTGGTTCCACGTCTCCGGTATCGCGGCGGCACTCAGCCCCGGCGCGGCCGAAGTGGTCGATGAAGCGATGCACGCGGCACGCGACGCCGGCGTGAAAGTGTGCATGGACCTCAACTACCGCTCGAAACTCTGGGCGAAGGACCACGCGGCCGAGGTCATGGGTATCTTGCTCCCCCAAGTGGACGCGCTCATCGCGAGCGAAGCCGACGCGGAGCACCTGTTCGGCATCACGGGGGCGGACTTCACCGAGGTGGCCGAAGGACTTGTGGAGAAATTCGGCGTGTCGACCGTGGTCGGTACGCGGCGCGAGGCGTCGCTCGTGTGGCGGAATCGGTTCGCGGCGGTGGGTTATTCGGCCGGTCAGACCTACGAATCGGCGTGGTACGAGGTCGAAATCGTGGACCGGTTGGGCGCGGGCGACGCGCTCGCGGCCGGGCTGATTCACGGTCTAATCGACGGCGATTTGAAGAAGGGGCTCGACTACGGCGCCGCAATGGGCGCCCTCAAACACACCGTCCCGGGCGACCTTCCGTGGCTCACAAAAGACGAGGTCGAAGCCGCCATGCAGGGGCAGGGGTTGCGCATCAAGCGCTGA